The Micromonospora siamensis genome contains the following window.
GGCGCCGACCAGCGGTGCCCGACCACCCGGATCTCGGTGAGCGCGGCGTCCGGGCTGGCCGACCAGGCGTCGAGCAGGGTGTCGAGGACCGGGTAGAGCTTCTCCTCCGGCGGGTGCCACGGCTTGAGCAGGTAGTGGTCCAGGTCGACCACGTTGATCGCCTCGATGGCGGCGTCGGTGTCCGCGTACGCGGTCAGCAGCACCCGGCGGGCGGCGGGGAAGATGTCCATCGCGGCCTCGAGGAACTCGATGCCGGTCATCTCCGGCATCCGGTGGTCGGCCACCAGCAGCGCCACCTGCTCGCCGCGGAGCTTCACCTCGCGCAGCGCGTCGAGGGCCTCCGGCCCGGAGGCGGCGCGGACCACGCGGTAGCGGTCGCCGTAGCGGCGCCGGACGTCGCGGGCCACCGCCCGGGACACCGCCGGGTCGTCGTCGACGGTCAGGATCACCGGGTTCGCCATGGCGCCCATGAAATCACCCCGCTGACCCCGGCCGCACCTGCCCGCGGCGGGAGACCGGCGCGCACTAAGTTCCGGACTTTGCATAAGGTGCGAAATAAGTGGCCGGCGAGGCCGGATGCCATTGACACTCGTCGCTGCCAACTGGACTCTCGGTGCGCCACCACCCCGACCCCAGCAGGGAGAGCCATGTCGCCGCTGCCCCGCACCGCCAGACCACCACACCACCCCGCCCGCCGGCTGCTCGCCGCCGCCGTCACCGCGCTGCTCGCCGCCGCCGCGCTGGTCGCCGGCCCGTCGGTCGCCTCCGCCGCCGGAACCCTGCTGTCGCAGGGCCGGCCCACCACCGCGTCGTCGAGCGAGAACGCCGGCACCGCCGCCGGCTACGCCACCGACGGCAACCCCGGCACCCGCTGGTCCAGCGCCTTCGGCGACCCGCAGTGGCTCCAGGTCGACCTCGGTGCCACCGCCACCGTCAGCCAGGTCACCCTCACCTGGGAGGCGGCGTACGCGCGGGCGTACCAGATCCAGACCTCGACCGACGGCGCCAGCTGGACCACCGTGTACGCCACCACCACCGGCGACGGCGGCACCGACGACCTCACGGTGACCGGCACCGGCCGCTACGTGCGGGTGTACGGCACCGCCCGGGCCACCGCCTACGGCTACTCGCTCTGGGAGTTCCAGGTTTACGGGACCACCGGAACCGGCGGCGGCTGCGGCGCCACCAACACCGCCAAGGGCCGGCCGGCCACCGCCTCGTCGGTCGAGAACGCCGGCACCCCCGCCTCCGCCGCCGTCGACGGTGACACCGGCACCCGCTGGTCCAGCGCCTTCGGCGACCCGCAGTGGCTCCGGGTGGACCTCGGCGCCGGCCAGAGCATCTGCCGGGTCACCCTGACCTGGGAGGCGGCGTACGCGCGGGCGTACCAGATCCAGACCTCGACCGACGGGACCAGCTGGACCACCGTGTACGCCACCACCACCGGTGACGGTGGCACCGACGCGGTAACCGTCTCCGGCACCGGCCGCTACCTGCGGGTGTACGGCACCGTCCGGGCCACCGCCTACGGCTACTCGCTCTGGGAACTGGCTGTGAACACCACCGGCGGCACCACCATCCCCGGCGGTGGGTCGCTCGGCCCGAACGTGCTCACCTTCGACCCGTCGATGTCCGGCGCCACCATCCAGAACCAGCTCGACACCGTCTTCCGCACGCAGGAGGCCAACCAGTTCGGCACCCAGCGGTACGCGCTGCTGTTCAAGCCGGGCGACTATTCCGGCATCAACGCCCAGATCGGCTTCTACACCTCGATAATGGGCCTGGGCCGTAACCCCGGCGACGTCCGCATCCACGGTGACGTCACCGTCGACGCCGGCTGGTTCAACGGCAACGCCACCCAGAACTTCTGGCGCTCCGCGTCGAACATGCAGGTCTTCCCGTCCGCCGGGTTCACCCGCTGGGCGGTCTCCCAGGCCGCGCCGTTCCGCCGGATGGACATCCAGGGCGACCTCAACCTGGCCCCCGCCGGCTACGGCTGGGCCAGCGGCGGCTACATCGCCGACTCCCGGGTCACCGGCATCGTCCAGCCCTACTCCCAGCAGCAGTGGTACACCCGGGACAGCAACGTGGGCGGCTACCAGAACGCCGTCTGGAACGTGACGAACTCGGGCGTGGTCGGCGCGCCCGCGACCAGCTTCCCGAACCCGCCGTACACCACCCTGGCCCGGACCCCGGTCAGCCGCGACGTGCCCTACCTCTACCTGGACGCGGCCGGCGGCTACAACGTGTTCGTGCCGTCGACCCGGACCAACGCCTCCGGCGCCTCCTGGCTCGGCGGATCCACCCCGGGCACCTCGCTGCCGCTGAGCCAGTTCTACGTCGCGCACCCGGGCGACTCGGCCGCCACCATCAACGCCGCGCTGGCCCAGGGCCTGAACCTGCTGTTCACCCCCGGCGTCTACGACGTCACCGAGACGATCACCGTCAACCGGCCCGGCACCGTCGTGCTCGGCCTCGGCTTCCCGACGCTGATCCCGCAGAACGGGGTGACCGCGATGTCCGTCGCCGACGTCGACGGGGTCCGCCTGGCCGGGCTGCTCCTCGACGCCGGTCCGATCAACTCCCCGGTGCTGCTGCGGGTCGGGACGGCCGGCGCCACGGCGAGCCACGCCGCCGACCCCACCTCGATCCAGGACGTCTTCTTCCGCATCGGCGGCGCGGGCGCCGGCAAGGCCACCACCAGCCTGGTCGTCAACAGCAACGACACCCTGATCGACCACATCTGGGCCTGGCGGGCCGACCACGGCACCGGGGTCGGCTGGACGGTCAACACCGCCGACACCGGGCTGGTGGTCAACGGCGCCAACGTCACCGCCCTGGGCCTGTTCGTCGAGCACTACCAGAAGTACGAGGTGGTCTGGAACGGGGAGAACGGCCGGATCGTCTTCTTCCAGAACGAGCTGCCGTACGACCCACCGAACGCCGCCGCCTGGACGAACGGGTCGATGGTCGGCTACGCGGCGGTCAAGGTGGCGGGCGGGGTGAGCACCTTCGAGGGCTGGGGGATGGGCAGCTACTGCTACTTCAACGTCGACCCGACGATCACCGCGTACCACTCCTTCGAGGCGCCGGTCGCCCCCGGTGTCCGGTTCCACGACCTGCTCACCGTCTCGCTCGGCGGCAACGGCTCGATCACCCACGTCGTCAACGACACCGGCGCCACCGCGCAGGGCACCGCGACGGTCCCGGTGAACCTGGTCAGCTACCCGTGACGGACCCGGCGACGGCGGACGGGAACACCGTCCGCCGTCGCCGCCGCTAACGTCGTCACCCGTGACGACCCCCGACATCACCGTTGCCACCCGGGCGGACCGGCCCCGCGCGATCAGCTCCCTGGTCGCCGCGTTCGCCGCCGACCCGGTCCTGCGCCACCTGTTCCCCGACGACGCCGACTACCCGCGGTACGCCGCCGCGTTCTTCGGCCACCTCTTCGACAAGCGGGTGGACCAGAAGACGATCTGGACCATCTCCGGTGGCGCCTCGCTCGCCATGTGGGACGCGCCGGCGGCCCGGACGGCGCAACCGGACGATCCGCTCGCCGCCCAGCTGCCCGTCGACGCGCTGGCCCGGATGCACGCCTACGACGAGGCGGTGCGCGCCGCCCTGCCGCGCACCCCGTACTGGTACCTCGGCGTGCTGGGCACCGATCCCGCGCACGCCGGCAAGCAGTGGGGGCGGGCCGTCATGGCGCAGGGGTTGCGTCGGGCGGCCGCGGACGGCCTGCCGGCGCTGCTGGAGACCGGCAATCCGGTCGACGTGGAGATCTATCGCCGCGCCGGCTGGGAGGTGGCGCAGGTGGTGACGACCGCTGCGCCGCTGACCATCTGGATCATGCAGCGGTAGGGCGCGCGCCTACGGCGGTCCGGGAATGAACGCGCCTGCGGCGGCATTTCATCAACGCGGCCCGGCCCGCCCGGCTCGGGCGCAGCGCACCGGCCCACCTCCGGTGGACGCGGTGGATCCAGGAGAGGGGTTTCCCGATGAAGGTCAGAAGCTCGCTGCGTGGACTGAAGCGCAAGCCGAACTCGATCGTGGTTCGCCGCAGGGGCAAGCTCTTCGTCATCAACAAGGCCGATTCCCGGCAGAAGGCCCGCCAGGGCTGACACCACACACTCACGGACTCACCCGGAGGTTCGCCATGAGCACCGACAGCTTCCAGCAGTACGACGACGTGGAGGACGACGGCGTCCTCGACGCCTCCGACACCCTCGACGACGGCGTCGGTGACCCGCTGGACACCGGCATCGCCGCGAGCGACCGCTGGTCCGGCGCCGACCGGTTCGGCACCACCGCCGCCGAGGAGCGCGCCGGGGAGTCCCTCGAGCAGCTGCTCGCCGAGGAGGAGCCGGACGTCACCGGCGACGACCCCGACGCCTACGGCGACTCCGACGAGCTGACCCCGCGCGGCTACGAGTCTGACCCGCGCGCCGGCCGGCTGGTCGAGCGCGACGAGGGCTTCGGCGAGGACGACGAGCCGGACTCCGTGGGCCGGGACGTCGGCATCGACGGCGGCGGCGCCAGCGCCGAGGAGGCCGCCGTGCACGTCGTCGACGGCCCGGACGACCGGTCCGACACCCCGCTCTGGTGACCCGCCCGCGACCGCCGCGCCGCCCGGTGCGGCGGTCGACCCACGTCGCCGGTTCGCGGCTTTGTTCATCGCGTTAACCTGGCCCGGCAGGGTCGCCGAGGGGCACGGGTCGCCGAGGGGCACGGCGGAAAGAGGTGGGCGGAGATGGACGCCAGACGTACCACCGTGCGGGACATGCGCCGCGCCAACCGCTCGCTGCTGCTCACCCGGATCTGGCTGGACGGCCCGCTCAGCCGCCACGAGCTGGGCCAGAGCACCGCGCTGAGCCTGGCCAGCGTGAGCAACCTGGTCGGCGAGATGATCGCCGAGGGGCTGGTCGAGGAGGCCGGCTCGGTCGAGTCCGACGGCGGCCGACCCCGGGTGCTGCTGCGGGTGGCGCCCGCCCACGGCTACCTGGTCGGCGCCGACGTCGGGGAGACCCGGGTCCAGGTGGAACTCTTCGACCTGGCGATGACCGCCCTGGCCAAGGCCGAGTACCCGATCGCCGCCGCCGAGCCGGACCCGGACGACGTCGCCGCCCACCTGCTGCACGGCCTCGCCGCCGTGCTGGAGCAGGCCGGCGTCGACCCGGCCGCGGTGCTCGGCTTCGGCGTGGCCGTCTCCGGGACGGTGGAGCGCACCCTCGACGCGGTGGTGCACGCCCAGACCCTCGGCTGGGACGGGGTGCCGCTGGGCGCCCTGCTGCGCGCCGGCACCGACATCCCGGTGCACGTCGACAACGGCGCGAAGACCCTCGGCCAGGCCGAGATGTGGTTCGGCGCCGGCCGGGGCACCCGGCACGCCGTCGTCGCCCTGGTCGGCTCCGGTGTCGGCGCCTGCGTGGTCGCCGACGGGGTGGGCTACCGGGGCGCGCACAGCAGCGCCGGGGAGTGGGGACACACCACCATCGCGTACGGCGGGCGCCGGTGCCGGTGCGGCAACCTCGGCTGCCTGGAGGCGTACGTCGGGGCGGAGGGGGTGCTCGACCGGTTCCGGCAGGCCAACCGGGGCCGCCCCGCACCCGGCGGCGACGAGGAGACCGCCTTCGGCGAGCTCCTGCGCGCCGGCTCGC
Protein-coding sequences here:
- a CDS encoding discoidin domain-containing protein, with protein sequence MSPLPRTARPPHHPARRLLAAAVTALLAAAALVAGPSVASAAGTLLSQGRPTTASSSENAGTAAGYATDGNPGTRWSSAFGDPQWLQVDLGATATVSQVTLTWEAAYARAYQIQTSTDGASWTTVYATTTGDGGTDDLTVTGTGRYVRVYGTARATAYGYSLWEFQVYGTTGTGGGCGATNTAKGRPATASSVENAGTPASAAVDGDTGTRWSSAFGDPQWLRVDLGAGQSICRVTLTWEAAYARAYQIQTSTDGTSWTTVYATTTGDGGTDAVTVSGTGRYLRVYGTVRATAYGYSLWELAVNTTGGTTIPGGGSLGPNVLTFDPSMSGATIQNQLDTVFRTQEANQFGTQRYALLFKPGDYSGINAQIGFYTSIMGLGRNPGDVRIHGDVTVDAGWFNGNATQNFWRSASNMQVFPSAGFTRWAVSQAAPFRRMDIQGDLNLAPAGYGWASGGYIADSRVTGIVQPYSQQQWYTRDSNVGGYQNAVWNVTNSGVVGAPATSFPNPPYTTLARTPVSRDVPYLYLDAAGGYNVFVPSTRTNASGASWLGGSTPGTSLPLSQFYVAHPGDSAATINAALAQGLNLLFTPGVYDVTETITVNRPGTVVLGLGFPTLIPQNGVTAMSVADVDGVRLAGLLLDAGPINSPVLLRVGTAGATASHAADPTSIQDVFFRIGGAGAGKATTSLVVNSNDTLIDHIWAWRADHGTGVGWTVNTADTGLVVNGANVTALGLFVEHYQKYEVVWNGENGRIVFFQNELPYDPPNAAAWTNGSMVGYAAVKVAGGVSTFEGWGMGSYCYFNVDPTITAYHSFEAPVAPGVRFHDLLTVSLGGNGSITHVVNDTGATAQGTATVPVNLVSYP
- a CDS encoding GNAT family N-acetyltransferase encodes the protein MTTPDITVATRADRPRAISSLVAAFAADPVLRHLFPDDADYPRYAAAFFGHLFDKRVDQKTIWTISGGASLAMWDAPAARTAQPDDPLAAQLPVDALARMHAYDEAVRAALPRTPYWYLGVLGTDPAHAGKQWGRAVMAQGLRRAAADGLPALLETGNPVDVEIYRRAGWEVAQVVTTAAPLTIWIMQR
- a CDS encoding 50S ribosomal protein L36; translated protein: MKVRSSLRGLKRKPNSIVVRRRGKLFVINKADSRQKARQG
- a CDS encoding DUF5709 domain-containing protein, translated to MSTDSFQQYDDVEDDGVLDASDTLDDGVGDPLDTGIAASDRWSGADRFGTTAAEERAGESLEQLLAEEEPDVTGDDPDAYGDSDELTPRGYESDPRAGRLVERDEGFGEDDEPDSVGRDVGIDGGGASAEEAAVHVVDGPDDRSDTPLW
- a CDS encoding ROK family transcriptional regulator, whose protein sequence is MDARRTTVRDMRRANRSLLLTRIWLDGPLSRHELGQSTALSLASVSNLVGEMIAEGLVEEAGSVESDGGRPRVLLRVAPAHGYLVGADVGETRVQVELFDLAMTALAKAEYPIAAAEPDPDDVAAHLLHGLAAVLEQAGVDPAAVLGFGVAVSGTVERTLDAVVHAQTLGWDGVPLGALLRAGTDIPVHVDNGAKTLGQAEMWFGAGRGTRHAVVALVGSGVGACVVADGVGYRGAHSSAGEWGHTTIAYGGRRCRCGNLGCLEAYVGAEGVLDRFRQANRGRPAPGGDEETAFGELLRAGSRTAEKVLDETVGYLGAGVATLVNLFNPERVVLGGWAGLALGERYLPRIREATARHALRQPYAQTSIELCRLGPDAVAMGAATLPMARLLRDGGVPRAAARPTTVTARPGRRTR